The Pyrus communis chromosome 5, drPyrComm1.1, whole genome shotgun sequence region GACGGTACCACTATGTTTTCTTACCATTACAAGGGGACGGATTGATACTTATAAAATGCAGTCACCTAACTTTAACTAGATTTAAAAGACCTTTTATCCAAAATGATCATTGAGATTAGTATAACTCCTCACGTTGGTCCCTAGGATTTGAAATTGATACAAGTGGTCTCAAAGTTTGTCCATATCAATCATTTCAatcattctgtgaaaaatctctgttaaataaggatcaaaatgataaaaatacactcaatttaataaacaatgaaccaaatgatatgacaaaattgagggtattttttattttattttatccttatttaacgGAAAATTttcacgaaatgaccaaaataattgatggtggacaaactcagggactgGTTCTATTCATTTTAAATCTTAGGTaccaaagtgaagagttatgaTCATTTCAAGGacaattttggctaaaaagacAATTTTAAATTACCTTAAactggtctttttttttttttttttttcgtgggGTGGGGGAGGGTGGTAGTGTCACATCCTTTTTGGGTGAGGTTAACTACATTTCTAGAGTACAGTCAAGTTTATTAACGATATAGACAACCATATTGACACAGTAAGGGAGACAGGCCGTGTTAGACATTTTGGAGGTTCTATgcgaatttaataaaaatgtcatttttatttagaaagaaaTGTGGACAATATATTATAAAGAATTCAATAATCAACATTCAAACTTAATTGAAATTagcatttttttcttaataattgAATCATTTCAAATTGCCATGAAATTATGACTCAAGGTTaatcaatgaaaaaaagaagCACAACTGAAAGAAAGATATAGAAATACGCTTGTGTTTGTGGAAGTAAATAATACACAAGTTGGTTTTTTATAACTATAAAAAAGTGGAAGAAAGTAATACACAAGTTTTTAATACCAAAGAAAAGtggaaaatttatttatttataggcTCCACTTAATCAATTGTAATGTAGATAATCATATGATGATGATTTTTCTTCTTAGTCaaaaacttttttataaaaaaaatttatactcaTATAATATAGGGAGGAGGACAAATTTTAGGAGCCCTCGGAAACTCAAGACCCAATGCCACTACACCTTTTGCGCACCCCCAACACTGTCTCTGAAGACAAAATTATTGACAAATACAACTTAAGATAAgtataagaaaaacaaaatgagtTTCATTAATTGATTTTGGGATTAGAAGTAGAACTAGGTCAACTGTACAGATCTATTCTCACGTTTAATTTACTGTAAGTTTTAACAATGAATTGATGAAACTTCCTAAGCAATTCGATGCAGGATATTCCTTCTATAGTTATCACTTGCCATAGAAGAAAGagagttaaaaaaaatgtacactTATATTTAGCATATTTGATATATGTATTCGATATACTATGTTTACTATGTTAACTTAGACAGTTCCTTATGTTTACTGTTGAACATAGTTCAAGGACATATCTGAAGCTGCAGTTTCTGGGCTTAACAGCATAGTGAAGTCTTCCATCAAATCAGGCACCATAAAGCGATTCATTTACACAGCCTCCGTGGTAGCTGCATCACCAGTCAAAGATTCTGGAAACGGCTTCAAACAATTCATGGATGAGTCCTGTTGGACTCCCCTTAATCTTTCAATTCCTTTTGCCACACAACCAATGATGGTAAGCATCAAATTTATGACAACCAATAAAATTGTGAAATCCCTTAAGAAAGTAGTGCTATTGTCAAGTAGCGGGTAAGAAGAAATCACCACCATTGATGGATCAAATTTCTACATGCATGACTGATGCTAGCATATTGCGTTCTAATTAAGAAtgccatcatcaatcatttgtCAGCACTTTAATTATTTTCGGGGAAAAAAAACCACGAATAAGTGGGTAACATGTATTTGTAGGAGTATACACACTCAAAGATCCTTTCAGAGAAAGAAGCGCTGAAGCACATTAGTGATGAGCTTGAAGTAGTTAGCATTGTCTGTGGCCTTGTGGGAGGGGATACATTTCTCCCTACTATGCCTAACAGCATGAAAGTGCTCATTTCTCAGATCACAAAAAATGAGAGGAGGTACAAAACCCTGAGATTTTTGGAGGAATTGTTGGGTAAACTTCCATTTGTTCACATTGAAGATGTCTGTACGGCACACATATTATGCATGGAGCAGCCTTCCATCAGcggcagatttctatgtgccgGTGCATATTTGTCATCAGCAGAAATAGCATCTCACTGGGAGAAAAATTATCCAGATATCAGAATTGCTAAAGAGTAAGTTACTACACAAGTTATTATGAAAACTCTAGGGAATTGCTACATTGGCATTCTAAAAAAGTAATATTGCACTTCTCAAAGCGCAATTTCTCATGTAtgtttttggaagaaaaaagtgTTTGATGACCATTTTAGTGTGCTAGTAATAGCTTATGTATTCTATAATGGTTCCAAACATTATGCATCCAGAAGTTCATTGAGTGCTGTTTTGTTTTAGGTTTGTTGAagatatagagagagaaatttaTTGGGGTTCTTCAAAGCTGAAGAAAATTGGATTCAAGTACAAATTTGGTGCCAAGGAGATATTGGATGGAACTCTAAAGTGGGCACAAAAGATGGGTGAGTATGCTTccagccaagaccaaagcatctGATCACTGATCAGTCAATTGTGGTAGTTGTTAAGATTTTGATCTTATTAACTCAAAATTTGATCAAGACTGcattttatttcttaaaatcAGCACTAACCTCTGGGACCAAAGAATTTACAATTCAATAAGGCTAAAagtggaaagaagaaaaagaaaggtaaAGACACACAGAAATGCTATCTAACACACTACTTCTAATAACTGCCTAGACAGAGGAACCTCTCTTCCCAAGCCTCATTTATctctctgcattttttttttgttgggggtGGGGGTTTTCTTTCCAAAGTGGAGAAGGAAAAGGTTAACATTTTAAGCCAAAATAATCTGGGTGAAATTCCAAATCATCAATTGAGAAATCAAAATCCCCAATTGGTGAGTTGGTGACTGAAGTTGGAGCTGAGATTATCTCCGTGAGACCAGATTCTGACGTCTGCACATCATGCACTAGTCCGAAACTGCTCACATGGCACGGTGACACTGTCAAGTAGTCCGACTCAAATGTTGCTGCTGGAGATCCAAATACTGGAGCATAGTTATCCATCAAATTGTTCTCCATCATAGTTGCGCAAAAAATATGGTCCCCAATATCTTCGGATTCAATCGGAGTGGAAGGGAAGGAGAATGATGGAAATATATCATTCTCTCTAGTGTCCAAATGGTCAGTTTTAACCCTAAGCCCTGCTCTTCCGAAACTGAATGACATCTCCGGTGAAAATTGATTCGGTTTCTCGActtctagggttttattttggttgCCTTTGAACTCTTCTTTAACCCTAGCTGACTGAGAGACTTGGCTACAAGTATGGAACCCCCTGTAGGTTAGCACAATGGTTGTTGGGTCTGCATCTGATTTCTGTACTTGCTTGGTCGCTAAGCAACCCTGTGTGCCACGATGTGTGCATCTGTAGTAGCCTCTGCAAcgcaagaaaacaaaaaccctCTTTAGAAATTAATTTCTTGTCTCACTAAATTTACATGTATTGTAGACCACCATTGAAAGTGAAATATTAGATGGCATTTTCTTGAGTAAATATCAACGGTCCCAAATTGAGCCAAAGCACAAACAGCTGTTTTGTGGTCCATACATGGTTTTGGTGTATACACGGTAGTTTTAGGCCGCCCATAGAACAGGTTTCGGACTTGGATCAGTGACCAGGGCAAGAAATGTTTAATGTTAAAAGGTGCTGCACTGCTATATGCTTAAGAATTGTCAAACCTATAGGCCAAACAAAAGACAAAAAACAGTACTTGTAGACAGACGCACTTGCAAAAAAATTGGTGTCACATAAACCAAGCTGTCAGCAACCAGAAGCTTTTAGTATCCAGTTACAGTCACATTTGGATAAGTTCTAATTTCTAAGAACTTTTCTCCTTCATGCAATTGTAGAAAAAGAGATCATCATCTTTCTGTAATTTGTGGATATAATTTTTAtagcaaaaaagaagaaaaagaaaaggtgtttgtgtttttcattaattttcatgtGCTGCATATATTTTAGGAGCAGCCCGATTAATGAGTCACTGACTAATTGATTAAATCAGACTCGTATGATAAAAAGCAAAAGGTAATTTCCCACTATGAGCAAATAGAGATTTGACTCGTGTGATGCAATATGACCACGCTTCTGCACTTAACTTGGATTCCGTCGTTATAAATTAGAATATAGACTTCAAAAAGTAAAAGTTCTCACCTTGGATGATTAGTTCCAAGGATATCCTTTTGGCCATATTTTCTCCAACTATACCCATCATCAAGACTCCCATCTAACTCTGTTCCAGGGGAAACCTTCACTTCCTTAGTCCACCTGGGCATTGTTTTCCtgcaacacaaaaaaaatcccaacaatTTGATCAATATCCAATTTCAACAACTAAATTTAACTAATAAAAAActacccatttaaaaaaaattaaacaccaaataaaaaaatgaccTCTTCTTGAAGGAATTTTTGTCCTTGCAATCTTGGTCAGAGAGCCCACTCAGTGGGCTACTATTGCCAAATGAAGTTGGTGATTCCAACATACTTTCATGAGCTGGGATGTGCTTGGATTCTCCATCAGAGCCATCCCCACTGCCTGTGAGCAGTGAGAGTGCCTTGTCATATGAAAAAAGTATCTTTGAAATCAGAAAGTCTTTTGTTTCTTGTGGGGAAGAATGGTGGAGTTGGCTCAGCAGCTGCTCCGCCAGCTCCTTCCCTTGAGTTAGCTCATTGGTTAGACTCTTCTGCTCCCACTCCATGCTCTTCCTCTTCTCCATTTACAAAAAAAGTGAActtaaaaagaaactaaaaataatGCTTCAAGCACTATAGTTGTGATAATTATGGAAATTATGGATAAATTTGAGCTAGAAACACCAAAGCTCCCAAATGAAGATTGATAGGTAGTTTGCTTAagtagtgagagagagagagagagagagagagagagagagagagagttgtgatGTTATGGAGAGAAGGGAAACGTTGTGTGCTTGAATTTGTTAGTGAAAGTGGGAAGAAGAGGGGGTGGATATAAGGGGATGAGAAAAGATGATGGGAAAAGATAAGGAAAAGAGACAGATTTGACTGAAGAAAACTTAActaatt contains the following coding sequences:
- the LOC137735465 gene encoding NADPH HC-toxin reductase 1-like, whose protein sequence is MECCRVCVTGASSYLGSSLVKRLLEKGYTVHATLRNLGDPFKVGLVQSLPKADNRLKLFEADIYSPYDFEQAIQGCNYIFHLATPLQNEPKDYQFKDISEAAVSGLNSIVKSSIKSGTIKRFIYTASVVAASPVKDSGNGFKQFMDESCWTPLNLSIPFATQPMMEYTHSKILSEKEALKHISDELEVVSIVCGLVGGDTFLPTMPNSMKVLISQITKNERRYKTLRFLEELLGKLPFVHIEDVCTAHILCMEQPSISGRFLCAGAYLSSAEIASHWEKNYPDIRIAKEFVEDIEREIYWGSSKLKKIGFKYKFGAKEILDGTLKWAQKMGEYASSQDQSI
- the LOC137735464 gene encoding probable WRKY transcription factor 53; the protein is MEKRKSMEWEQKSLTNELTQGKELAEQLLSQLHHSSPQETKDFLISKILFSYDKALSLLTGSGDGSDGESKHIPAHESMLESPTSFGNSSPLSGLSDQDCKDKNSFKKRKTMPRWTKEVKVSPGTELDGSLDDGYSWRKYGQKDILGTNHPRGYYRCTHRGTQGCLATKQVQKSDADPTTIVLTYRGFHTCSQVSQSARVKEEFKGNQNKTLEVEKPNQFSPEMSFSFGRAGLRVKTDHLDTRENDIFPSFSFPSTPIESEDIGDHIFCATMMENNLMDNYAPVFGSPAATFESDYLTVSPCHVSSFGLVHDVQTSESGLTEIISAPTSVTNSPIGDFDFSIDDLEFHPDYFGLKC